Genomic DNA from Anthonomus grandis grandis chromosome 5, icAntGran1.3, whole genome shotgun sequence:
TTTTTTCCTTTGGCTGGATGTGATTACTGATAAGAGACAGTCACAAGACTTATCACATACtaaaatatatacacatattAAACAATCTTTAAACctggatcatccaagaagaaaATAGAATCCTAATGAAGTAGGATCTGTACTCCAGTGGCTCATTAAAAAACTTTGACTAactatacaataaataaataaatctactatgaacaaaataattcttttagaagTATCCATTGTCAGTCATAAACTCAAGTATATCACAAACACGCTTTTTATATGCAGGTTCCTTGGCCGTATCAAAATTAGTCAAGGCTTGCAGAAAGCTTCCACCATTTTCCTTAGTCAAATCCGGAGCCTCCTCAGAATCGGACAGCATTACTTTGATCATGATTAAAGACACACATATCCCACGCATGCAAAGCTTCTTCCAGTCCTTCATAAAGCTGTTAAAACTGTAGATTTCTTCTGGATCACAATCGCAGTCCCGTAGGTATTCCGATAAGGTGTCATGGTATGTTTTTAGATACTGGTTCAGGTTTGGGAGGGTTTCTTTGGAAGTTGCACAGAAGAAAAAGTATGCGAGATCTATAATTGGGGATCCGAGCCTCGATAGTTGCCAGTCAATGAAGCAGACCTTGGAGGGTTtagtcttagtttcatcctaaGGATAGAGAAATATAATATGTAAGTATCGGTACGTTAAACAAAATCAttgattatatttaaatatttgttaaatactGTGAAAATGTTGTAGGATGAGTGTGCTAACATAGTCATGTTTTGCATTAATTTAATGATTGTGCATGACTTGCATTGATTTGGGTTTATGTTCTAGAAAAACAATAATAGAATGAtacacaaaaaatatgttaaatgcACTTAAGTCTTTTATTGGTAATGCCAAATTTCTAAAGTTTCAAGTTTAGAAAAGgttaaaatcataaatttgttttttgtttttttttgctctgGTGGCAACCAGACTAGCTTCGACTTGTCTTGCTTGTTATCTAGTTTTCTGTGCTCATTTCTCTAACGTTCAGTTGTCTTATATAGTTTGCACTGGATACGTGATAGCTCTGGATGTTAGGAAACCTCAGTATGAAGACAAGTTCCTGTATTGGATTTCATTTCACTTGTCGTCAGATAGCATAgcttttgaaatgaaagcattTGTGGCTTTTATCACTAGCACACATTTTTATTTCTCCGGTTAATTCTATTTAACAGAGAATCCAAGTagtttctcattttttttcagccatttaaagtaactttttctATGACTATCCTTTGCATTTAGCTGCTGCCATCAAACACTATGATTGTCAAGAAATTTCTGTATCTAAAACATCACTTTCAGTTGATTTTTGTATAGAGGAGTTTTGTGCTTTAATACTTCTACAGTAACTTTTATAGATTTTCGGGGATAAAGATCTATGAAATAGAATACATGGTGGCCAAAAACCTACAAGGTGATACAATGAGGCACAAAAAGTACCAGTTTACCTTGTTTCAAGTTCTTCAACAATATTCTTGATCTGAACTATAACGAAAAGTGATATCAGATCAAGAATTTTGTCTTGAATTATCGACAAAAGGGACCTAAGACAGCAACAGAATTTATGAACAACTCACGTATAGAAGGGATTATAGATCGGTAATgccttttaaaaataacaatcccaaaaaacattcatttactgaaaataaatACATAGCTTTTATCACcgaaattcatttatttcagTTGGTAGAAGTAGATCTTGCAAATTCCAAGCAATTTGAGTTTTCTTTgatcaattttcaaatttgtttcaGTATCTGGAAGATATTTTCTATCTctgccaaaaaatcaaaatagtcGTATCTGATTTCTATCCAATCAGTTAAGATCATTATAGTTACTGATTGAATCCTTGTTTGGTGAGACAGCTGAAGGAGTAATTGGAGATTCCATTCTATTTTTCTATGATTGTCCGTTGCTCTCAGCGAGACATAAGCAATAGTAAAGTTCATGACAACATGATGTATAGAGGAAAAATGATCTATTGAGTATGATATCTTATGGAAAATCATAGAAGTTAGAAAAGCTctaggaaattattaaaatttggaaaaatatatatatttgtctAAACTtaccttatatttaaataatatattattacacCAACAATCTCCATGTAATATCACAACAGTTTCCTGCTTTACTTTTTGGCAAGCTTCAAAAACATctataataatttctttcaaTCTTTCCAATGCTTTTGTTGCTTTTTCATTACCTGCAACTGCTCCAGATCCAGCAGTAAAACAGGCACCTATAAATTCTTTAAGAAATTGGGTAGTATTCTCATATTCCTTTGCTTGAGCTGGTATTGTATCTATTTCTTTTgtaatgttattaaatttttctggtTCCTTATGCCTAAATGCCATTGAGGCTGCATGAAATCTGGCATATTCAGTAAACACCGCAGTAATATGGGCATCATCCATTGGTTTTGTTCTTTCCCATAAGTTGTAGCCGTACTCTTTAAGGTTTTCCATAAGTATTGATTCATTACCATCTTCTAGGATGCATCCATAATATTTAGCAGCCCCAGTAAAaggttgttttaaattaaatttttgttggaATTCTTGTATACTACCAATGGCTGTTTCGTATAAATAAGCTTCATGCTTGAATAGTTTGTTAATTTTAGCCCGTTTTCTGAAATGTTCATTACTAGGGGCacttttaagaataaaatgtaAACCTTCATCACCTTTATCTGCTCTTGCAATCACCGTATGTATGATTCCCAAATAATTATCACCTTTGATTGATCCAACGTCCGCGGTAATGGTAGCATTGGAAATTCCATTTTTCTCCACTGcgtttttaataagttttttttgactGGCACTTAACTCGACGGAGGACATGATTAAACGTATGAAATCGCAGACtgactaataaatttaaatgggTTTTTAAGCTATTTATAATCTCggtgaaaaaaaaactgcctATAGTACAGTAGTTTTGGGGTTTTAATCTTcataatcaagaaaatgattgTAGTTAAGTTAGATGATAATAGTGTTCAAATGTTAAGTTTTTGATAGGGGtgataaaaaaacttaacgACACgataactatttaaatatatatttacaacTGTTTTTACTGGTATTTACATTTGGATACATTTAGATACTATTATATACTAtttcattatatattattattatgtgttatttttttaggatattaTCAAGTATTATACACATGTATAGAGTGTCTTAAATTCGGGGATGGCCATTGGGATCTCAGAACCCGTAAAAAATACGAAGTTGATACTTATTGAAATGTggtttgacatttttaaaagattcgATTCTTTCCGAAGATATctagaaaaaagtcatatttttcagatatttttataaactttagaGCAAAGAAAAGTGTGATattgttaaaaagttaaataaaggATCATTTAGCATCATATGCAAtgaggcaaaaaatttagaaagcaTGAAAAAGTATCTTTTGCTTACAAACTTAAATGATGTAGACCATCTTATGTGATATGTTTTTAGGGTTACGTGATTATATAATGTGCTGTATAAAGTGTTATATAACATTATTATCTATATTCTCTTATTTAATTTCATACTAATATAATGCATTTAGTAAatgttatctaaaaaatatattctatatattATAACCCAGCCATGTAGGATTATATTATTTGCCTTATTTCTTCCTGTTTATTGCAATTAACTATTTCTGTCTCAGATGTATTTTTTgtgctaaaatataaatatacaataaaaaatttacaggagcaaaatcaattttttacatgTTAAATTATATAGGTAAactatttatacagggtgtctcacgacgaatagacgcgatcgatatctcggaaactaatttttcaaaaattttgaaaatttggcaacatggcacagtcgatgggggctacacaactaaaatattttgacagttgtgacatttccggttataccggaagtatgtaacaacttcgttattttaaaaggaacaccctgtatatttttacatttttggcttccacgtgaaattctaggtatattttctgtataatgtcctatacctaagtgtaaccgtttttgacatatttttaatttcatgtgaaaaactatgtttataagccctaacataattaccgattactcccttttagtagcctttatttattggttagttttggttttattttaaaggaaggaccactttaaaagactattttaatatttggctaaaaaaaagatacaagggggtcaaaaactagcattaaaaattaaaatgaaaaaatcattaaaagtcaatttttttaaatggaaaccccctatttttattattttttcataaagataattaaaaataaggttaactttgtataaggttatctagtccaaaaattgatagtttccgaaatattggcagtttaaatttggcctaatattaaaacccGTAtaaacacggctcaaggattgttgattagttgggcatgacggttgtcatagtaaccgctagaagcggcagtaatataatggattataacagaaatgtacactttttaaataaattagacactaaattacacttttacgaagaacacttaaatagcaagtcacttataaatttaatgcatataatccattgtcttattgccgcttctagcggttactatgacaaccgtcatgcccaactaattaacaatccttgagccgtgtttaCTATACGGGTTTTAATATtagccaaatttaaactgccaatatttcggaaactatcaatttttggactagataaccttatacaaagttaaccttatttttaattatctttatgaaaaaataataaaaatagggggtttctatttaaaaaaattgacttttaatgattttttcattttaatttttaatgctagtttttgaaccccttgtatcttttttttagccaaatattaaaatagtcttttaaagtggtccttcctttaaaataaaagcaaaactaaccaataaataaaggctactaaaagggagtaatcggtaattatgttagggcttataaacatagtttttcacatgaaattaaaaatatgtcaaaaacggttacacttaggtataggacattatacacaaaatatacctagaatttcacgtggaagccaaaaatgtaaaaatatacagggtgttccatttaaaataacgaagttgacacatacttccggtataaccggaaacgtcacaactgtcaaaatattttagttgtgtagcccccatcgactgtgccatgttgccaaattttcaaaatttttgaaaaattagtttccgagatatcgatcgcgtctattcgtcgtgagacaccctgtataggtaaACAGTATCCATACATGACATTTATTATAGATGATATTTTACGTATATACTTTCCTCTtatctttttcaaaataataataataatctttactCTACTACGCACTAATATCTCTTTTGCCCGTCCTACAAAGCTTTAATTAAAAGTGCAAAAAACGTATAATGTAAATTGCTCACGtctttctttataaatatttatgtatgatttgTTGATTGTAGGCGTGGTAGTTTTgcctatttatttatcaaaaaattagcTTATATGGCCTTAGTCTTATGCTAAGGAATTATAAATTTAcatagtacaaaaaaaattgttcttcaTTCAATGTAGATATTTGATGATTATTATGTAATCACCcatgtactttttttaaaaatatcttaatataatatgtactttacattaaattataaaatttgccTCAATTGctcattattatgtaaaaatgcACTTGTAAATTTACATTGTAAAGAATAGACATGCGTACatgtaaaaatacattaatcTAGGCAGGCAATAAAGCcaacatttgaaataaatattccattttCACTTTTAACTGTAAATAGAAAAcacaaattcaatttttttccttgcatggtataaaataaaaatttacactaaattaaataaaattaattaaaaaaaaaacactaaaagtaAGTATTATAACAGATggaatttgacatttttatatataccaGGTcgacccgaaaaatgaaaaatccttacCTTTGgaggtcgaaaattgactttttccaaatttttaaagtgccCTCATTCCTTTAAATCTGCTTTAATCCCATTATAACTCGATCTTTTCCTGATTTAGGTGATTGGAACAAGCCGCTCGTATAGCTGGTTCAATTTtcaatcaagaaaaaaaaaagaatttttggtaaaagtgAGGTCGATATCTCATATATACTAGACATATTGTTTGTAAACATTTGTGGTTTTCCTCAGTGAAAtgttaaattattactaaagtCTTTATGCGAAcgcaacatttattttgtccaactttatattattattaaaaatttgtaaatttacaaTCATGAAATAGACGTATGTACACACAGTTAcattatattggctggtgactttaatatcaactacactgatgaaaccttgccacgtacttctcttttaggtatcttaaattcttacgacttgaaaatgcacgttctttctcccacacgaataacttcttcattcAGCAGGaaaaatttcaatgctttttccgttgctacagcttcggtaaattggaatgcacttgaaacggattctgacccacttactttattttttcaagttctgtgtgataagatcaatcagtgctttcctaaaatgaggcttaaaactaagaaatgaaagccatgggttacaagaggccttagaatttcagctaaaaacctcctttttttgactaaattgtgcaaatataccacaaatgaaagtatccttgtatatcatcagaaataccgtagtctgtacaaaagacaattaaagcagcaaaatctaattattatagggatcgcttaaatatgtcatcaaataggcaaagagagtgttggtcgattattaatgattttagacattgccatagaaaagtatctgaaccggagttaagacctgacattttaaacgacttttattgtgatatacctaatatcttgctcaagggcattcgtagtaacattgatcccttacactatcttcaacaagtgtcggttgagcattcattcttctttcatcctgtcgatcttaccgaagtaaaaaatgaaattaaacgcctaaaaaaccataaatcatctggagctgatgggatatcttcgaggttgttactctttttgcctgattcagccttaaatgctttagtttctgccataaacaattctttacatattggcatttttagcattttttaggtgtgcttccaacaggctcgtatttaatgtaagaaagacgtctattatggggtttaagtgcgatgttcagggtctgatgtttgacgaaaattccctcttgcagaataaagagtgctgcaagttcctaggaattaccattgatggtcgccttcggtttgaagatcatattttacatttagctgggaaattatcttctggatgttttgcagtaagaatggcaaaacaagagctgggaggggtggttgcacgttcagtgtacttttcacttattgaatctcatattcggtattgcttgcctttttggggctTAActaataaggggctacttaacattgtctttgttattcaaaaaaaagcagttagatacctgtgttctgctaagttaagagattcttgcaaacccctcttcatttctgaaaaaatcctaactcttttttcactctttatcttagaaacagctgctcttattcacaaaattcccaaactaccctctgacactggccatttgactcgtcgtataaatgatgttcccctacctattcctacgtcttcccttaccaaaaactcattaatttacataagtaaaaaaatttacaatcatgttcctctatgtgttggacatatatcggatgttaagaaatttaaaagagaattaaagacgcttttattggctaaggcatattataacctggatgacttttttaatgatttttaataatgaggttttaaccttggacatgttagaaagttttttttccccttttttcttctctagttttgtcaacaagtttgcctttatctagtaattgattgttttatttagttatctttaattcaagtatgttcaaaaagttttgtcttcttgtgtttaattttgttcattgttttgtaaatttttggaattgtatttttgttttgtttttttttgcttgtaggatgcttgtacacaagattattcttacgtaatatagcacattttctttctttctttccttctttctttcttagcctatatataaaataaagccaacatttgaaataaatattttaaaagaaatattttcatttttaattgtgAATAGGGCAtgccatttttatattttttacttttctttttatatgtggtataaaatgtaaaattgtaaatgtaaatctatattaaatgtaattgtaaattacaattatatttaatataatgaaaatgtaaatttatattacaaaaacttttaaataacaattttttgatagGTAACATTATGGTAAATTTACAGTCAACATTtgaaagcaatttatttttcatagtaTACAGATATACGTTGAtcatgaatattatattttatattttgtgcttatatatttaaagtaaaactttgttttgaAGCATATTTCTTATAGTGACGATATTTGGCAAAGATAATTTgaggttttaattttagtgaaaaaatttttcattttctttatattacatattaattagataataaaacatttacatttgcgacaattatataaaataatgtttacataacctgtaatgtaaattttatacatatttaattgtGTGAGTTAAtttaccacaaaaaaaattggaaatttttccctttttatcgtggcattcaaatttatttatgaacAAGTATGTTAGCTTAGTGAATAATAgcaataaacataaattaaaatttttgctatGTTTTTTTTACTGTGAAACATAgtaaaattacagaaaaactCTTGCTTGTTAATCAAcataaaagaaacatttaagAAACTTTTACATACCCAAAAGTGTAAAATATTAACATGGTAAATTATCATACTAAAAATACGTCTTGAAATTACCAAGAATGTGGAAGAATTTTTCacctcttaatttttatttattttaatttaagagtgttcaatttcttaaaaagaaaacaaaaaataaatattacaattatgTAGTAAGTTCCTAAACATATGAATTTAGACAGTCAACTCAAGCAGATTTCAgctttttgacattttttgttaaaacaattgTCTAAAACTACTGtactattatttatacaaaaattttaccGATTGTTACGATTAAATAACGGGCTGAACGGGATTCTAAAATTTTAGTATAATGATAATGAtgcttattattaaattaaataggctTTTTCAGCATGACTAAGTATAATTATACTTTGTTGACTTAcgtttaaataaacttaaaattatctAATCTTTGATtagtagatttttatttatattatctttAGTCTAGTTAAGATAATCAACATGCACGTAATGTTTGGTAGAAATCTGCAACTCATTTGGAAAATTTCTTATCAGTTCCTTTAATTACCAAGCTTTAAAAATTGGACTTTATCCTTTATTCTCCTGATCCATATTATGCTGCAATTTCTATATCTAATAGTCAACATTTTTAAACactaatttacatatttaacgGCATTTCAATTGTATTTACTTTATGGTTATACATAACTTTTTTACcagttagttaaaaaaaataaataaaaataacatatttgcctaaaactacaattttttaagtaaagagatatataaaaagtatatagagTTAATGTTTTCCTGAAACTTTAACTTAGGATttgagaattaataaaataaacaagtataaaatttattttaaattttttactacttaatatattttattttccttttacaatataaaatatataaattcattaaacgtatataaattgtaaaaaaataacttactgaTGTCGTCAgaattgtagattttttaaatttcgtagtatttttataattattttatagaagacattatatatttattttaataaatattttaagtataaaatataatccttattccaattttaaatttatgatttgATATGGatattctaaattatttttcataagttCGCTGCTTAAactactttaatttaattttgattgacACCTGATAAGCAAATGTTTAAAAGCATTTATAACATAAATCagttacttatttaaaaatctagatttaaataaaaaacaactttgcTATTCttacctatttaaataaattattattaagtaaataatccaatttattaaacatttgtatttacgtttaaaatgttaagattagaaaaatatattataataaacataatttcaGATACCgtagttttagttaaaaaataatgacaggCACAAAACGGATTTTTAGAAACaattacgtaaaaaataatttaaatataaatttttatttttttattgttagccttattttatatttcgatTTAGGCATACATAaagatttatataaatatgcatatttttacaatgaaatatctgtattaaataaaatacaatattttttgcaaCGTAAACTTAAACAATACATAATTCAacaacattaattattaaacaacATAATTCATTAGAatgaaagtaatttatttttacgacttttttggtttaaaacataaattttatatatttaatatcacCTTATGTTCGAAATGTTATTGCCACTATAAAAATTGCAGAATAAATTGGAATGTTGCAAAATATGTTCTTTATATAAAAGCTATTTtctatgaatttattaaaaaaaatatccataggttaatcctaaaatatatttgtttttaaaagtggCAGACATTGGTACAATCGTTGTTTGATGATAGATGGTTTAGGCATATGGGACCATGGGATTGGCCAGCGAGATCGTCAGATCTGACActccttgatttttatttgtggggtaaTTTAAAGGAAAGTGTGTACACAACACCAGTAAATAGTGAAGAAGAGCTACGTCAGCAAGTTATTACCTGTTTTGAACAGCTAGATAAAGCTGATATTAAAAGAGCGACAAATATATCCACCAGAAaacgattttataaattttaggaGAATAATGATagtcatttcaaaaatttcctataataatacattttcctTTTGTTACTTAATGTATGTATAACTAACCAAGTATTTTGTAGTATAAATAAGCTTTCGTTATCTATTGCTTGTAAATCTAGATACaatgaattaagttttttatgttCTTGCTATTATTTGAGCACATTCTCCATGGAACATAAGTAGTCCCATTAAAACTTCATTTGAGTAGTTAATAATAATGTCGCTGTTTTAGTAAATGAAGAACTTTAATTGAATTTTCGACGACCCCTTATAATGCTAATTAAATTGAGCTATTAAACTAATGTTGAGAATTTGAGCTTTTTAGGAATTAAAATGgctgagaaataaacaattattatcctctgcttttaaacaaaaaacacgaacaattttttttctcgaaaaccgaTTGACTTAAATACACACTAGTAAAATGCTTTATATtcgtacaaataaatatttctgtttaagaaaatgtttatatttaaattgaaattttttgaccTCACCAtcattattttacttaaaaaagcatcttttaaataaaatataatacgggTCTAAAAACTTGAAACTAACGCTAAAACGCTACCTTAAAAACCAAGTACTTAAATAATCTGTAGAGGACGCCACATCGCGGTGATTAAAAATGTGTCTAgaaataatcgttttttttaatgtaatttttttaaagtattttttgtaccaatttacaaaaaaaggtttGATGGATGcctaaaaatactttaaaatatgatgtcaggtttattattatgttttaagtgaaaaattcatatatttcttatattttactACACTTCTCATATAGTTTTAGGCATGTATCaatcttttatctaaaatatagaaaataaaattaagccgAAAAGTGGAACGGTGTCCAAATAAAACGATTAGTCCAGAGAGCAATTTCCATGTACCTGGGAAGCAGAGCATTAAGAATTAGTAATACACGCTGGCCAAACTGTGGAGAATACGTGACAACCAATGTTACAATATACTTTTGTGTCCAAGAAGATAAATCGGGAATAAACTTTTGAATAAACATCACcgcaatatctaaaaaataatttgcaaacaAATAAAGCAAGCCAAAGAGAAGTggtacaaaaacaaaaaaaaaacagaattactACAGGCTAAGCAGGACCATTCTACTttgaataaaagtaaaaaggGGACGCTTGATGACAAACTCAGAAGTCGTGTACACTTTAAAAACCCTAAAATGTGAGAAATTTTTAGGACTGGATGAATTACCTCCCGAAATAATCAAACTGATAGAATGCAAACATACAGGTATTCTTCTGGacttatttaacaaaatatatattagagGAATTATACCAGATGAATGGCTGTTATCACTCTTTATAGTTATCCCCAAAAGTTCCAATTTTCCAGCAAAATGTATAGAAATAAGAAGAAACAAAGAGAAAAGTCCCACCCTCATAAATAAAAtctggtaataaataaataaactttaaagtCGTTTTCGTTATCATTTACCGGTTATTAATAGTACGATTTTTGAGAGTACTATTTAGAACTCTTTTAGAAAGCGTCGAATTAGCCACAATTTGCTAATCATATCTAACAATATCTACTCCCTTTTTGTGTATCTTCTTAACTAGGTTCTCAGTAATGAATTCTTCTAATGGAACATTATTAGTCAAAACCTCCCCTGGTTCTATAGATGTTGTAGAGTATGCACCAGAGACAGTTCTCCAGATCCAACTTCTTACTTCGTCGAACTTGTTTTTAGTCCTTACAAAGGTTACGTTTACTCCTTATAAAAGTCTCTGTCTCGAACTTATAAGCTCTTCATAAGGCTCTTTTATGCCAGGCAAAGCATTTACCTGCTCtgttacaaataatattaatatcccTTTTAAaggtaaaacttttatttattgtaataaccagatatttaaaatttttaactcgTTTTAGCCAATCTGACTAAAGGATTTCTAGTTT
This window encodes:
- the LOC126735953 gene encoding uncharacterized protein LOC126735953 is translated as MSSVELSASQKKLIKNAVEKNGISNATITADVGSIKGDNYLGIIHTVIARADKGDEGLHFILKSAPSNEHFRKRAKINKLFKHEAYLYETAIGSIQEFQQKFNLKQPFTGAAKYYGCILEDGNESILMENLKEYGYNLWERTKPMDDAHITAVFTEYARFHAASMAFRHKEPEKFNNITKEIDTIPAQAKEYENTTQFLKEFIGACFTAGSGAVAGNEKATKALERLKEIIIDVFEACQKVKQETVVILHGDCWCNNILFKYKDETKTKPSKVCFIDWQLSRLGSPIIDLAYFFFCATSKETLPNLNQYLKTYHDTLSEYLRDCDCDPEEIYSFNSFMKDWKKLCMRGICVSLIMIKVMLSDSEEAPDLTKENGGSFLQALTNFDTAKEPAYKKRVCDILEFMTDNGYF